The DNA window ACAAACCCATTAAGTAACTTGTGGTTGAATTTGCCAGACTCGGGATCATCTGTACGCTGGGCATGAGTTGATATCTCGATCTGTTCTAATCTCTAACTATGTACCGGAGTTATGTCATCTTGGCTGATCGATCCACTTGTAAGGCACACTGCCACCGGGGAGTTTTGCCGTTGCTTTTGAGAGACGGATTGATTTTAACTGGACGCTCACATGATGGACGACGCCGGCAAGACTGAGAGATCCATTTGCAGTGGGTTTAAAGGTTTGACCCACCCCTTACAGGTGAGCAAGAGACAAGAGACGAGGCGATGGACCGACCGATGCTGTCATGGACAATTTCACGAGGCAAAAAATCGCACTGAGCGTGACTTCTCTCTATTTCCTGAGCAGTCCGAATGAGCACTATTACTGTTTATTAGTGAACATGACAAAGGAAAAATTGACCGGCATAAGttgagtaaaaaaaaaagttacTCTACCAGCCCAGACCTCTTCTTGAAATCTGTGACTCGAATTCCATCGAGGCTGTTCAAAGTGGCTTGGTTCGGATCCAATTAAATGACAGGCACCATCTAGGCAGTTGTCGCACTCAGGTACCTTAGCTTGAGCTAGCTGCTCTAGGCTCCATGCTCGCTCAGCAGGAACAccagtacctaggtagctttCCATCTTGGTCCAGGCTCGATTCACGCCCTTGCTCGTTTCGACTTCCTCCCGTCCATAATCttccctttttttctcttccccTTCTTCCAAGGCATCACAACTACCGGAGAACCCCACCGACTAACGTTACCGTTATTATCAGCATTACTGTGTATCGCTCAACTGTTAACTATTGCAATCTGTTACTCTTTGGTTTCTCTGCTTGGCCGTACAGTATAGCTACCATCATGGCTCCGCAGCCAGAGAAGAGCCAATTGAAGCGTCAGCGCGTTAGTCCTTCCCTCACTCTTTTACTTCCACCTTGAACAGTGGCATTTTTCTTTGCCTGTATTCGCGATGCAATATTCCTTTGAACCTGTTTACATCCATCATTTCATCTTGTGTCGCGCTTTGCCTACGCTGCTCGTCGCTAACTTTCACCTTCTCTCAGGGCTCGCTGCCAGATGACGAGACAGAGACCAAGAAACCTCGTAGAACCGAGCGCCTCGAGGGTGACGCAGACAAGACTCCTGTTGTTAACAAACAGCATCTTCCATCCCCTCTCACACACCATACCGATGACTACAGCGAGGTCAACAAAGACTCTGCCGTGACTTCTccggaaaagaaggaaaacgAGAGTACTCCCAAAAAATCCGAAGACAATTCACAGAGCCAGGCGCTGTCCTCTCCGCCCCAAGACACGCAGCCGTTGAGTCAGTTCGCTGATCGCCACCCCGCCATTTCAGACGATATCGAAGAtgagattcgcgagggtgtTTGGGGATACCTTGTTCCCCTGGACCCAAAGTACGGAGATAAGCCCATCGTGTTGAAGAAGCGAAGCGCATGTCCACTCCCACACACGGTTTCCGATGTGGCGAAGAAGGAGAACGAGAATAACACAAATGATAAGAACGGCAAATCGGCAGCGATGAAAGATGAAGAGAcctttgagaagaagaaggagaagggcgCTCCTTCTGGCGGCTATTTGATCGGTCGTCATCCTGAGTGTGGTAAGTAGCAGAGCGAtcgtaggccactttattgTTACTAACCACTTGCCAGATATTGTTGTCAACGATGGCATTGTATCGAACAGACATTGCCTTATTTTTACTGAGAACAAGGGTAATGATACAGTAGCGATCGTCGAAGACTTGTCGAGCAACGGTACATACGTCAATGAGGCCATTGTAGGACGGAATCAACGTCGTGAGTTGGAGGAACAAGACGAGATTGCGGTTCACGGTAAGGCGCGCTTCGTCTTTCGGTACCCCCAGACTCGCCAAACCAGCGCTTTCCTACAACAGTATACTCTCCTCGAGAAACTTGGTAAGGGCCATTTTGCAGAGGTTTACCTTTGCGTCGAGAAGACAACTGGGCAACGTTTTGCTGTCAAAATCTTCACAAAACACCCGGGGGTTGAGGACCGCTCCAAGACGGAGGGTCTACAGCAGGAGATCGGTGTCCTCATGGGCGTCAGCCACCCTAATGTCCTTTGTTTGAAGGATACGTTTAATGAACGAGATCGCGTCTACTTGGTGCTCGAATTGGCGCCAGAAGGAGAGCTGTTCAATTTCATAGTAATGAAGCAGAAGCTCAGCGAAGATGAGTCGAGGAAGTTGTTCGTGCAGCTTTTCCAGGGCATAAAGTACTTGGTAAGTTGTTCTATCTTGGGTCGACGCCCTCCTGCGGATTATACAGATCTGACCGTTTACCTAGCACGAACGCAACATTGTGCACCGTGacatcaagcctgagaacatCTTGTTGGTAGATAAAAATCTCCACGTGAAGCTGGCGGATTTCGGTTTGGCCAAGATCATTGGAGAGGAATCGTTTACAACCACACTCTGCGGAACTCCCAGCTACGTCGCGCCCGAAATTCTTGCCGACTCTAAGCAACGCAAGTATACAAAGGCCGTCGACGTCTGGTCATTGGGTGTCGTTCTTTACATCTGCTTGTGTGGTTTCCCACCATTCTCTGATGAACTCTACTCACGCGATTTCCCTTTCACACTTTCGCAACAGATTAAGAGTGGCCGTTTCGATTATCCATCGCCATACTGGGATTCTGTTGGAGACCCAGCCCGTAAGTACTACCATACTGCACTTGAAATATAAGTTTGCTGACTTGTATAGTTGACCTGATTGACTCAATGTTGATTGTCGATCCCGAGAAGAGGTACACGATTGACCAGTGCTTGCAGCACCCCTGGCTCATACAGAGCTCCCCCTCCGTCAACGATAGCACTGGTGGTTTGGTGGGCGGCATTGCCGGCCTCGTAGTCAATCGGAGAGGTCCTGCCCGTGAACGAACATTATTGTCATCACTCAACACCGTTGAAATTACCGCGCAAATCGATGCTGGCAAGGACAAGCGACCCGTCAAGGTATTTGCAAAGAACAAAGGCCGCGTCACAAACGTTTTAAAAGAGTCTGATCCTGCTTCTCGACGAGCACCAGACGAATTCATCGAGATGGGAGGTAAGGGCGACCAAGAACTATTCCCGGACGATGACTCGAGCATTTACCCCACAGGTGACAATGGCGAGAAGATCAAGGCAAGCAAGGCCAAGCGATAAACCAAGAGTATTGCAATTCTCGAGTCGAATGTTTTGTTGGTCTGGTATTGGTGTTGGGTTTCTGTTGGGTGTTTTCTTGACATATCTTGTTTCACAGCGAAATTTCCATAGAGGCGGTACAGGAAGGATTACTGGGGTTTGTTATGGGTAACTTTATTTGTCTAGTTTGCTTGAGTACATGATGGCTCATAGAGAATGGAGGAGGTGCGTCATGGGTAAGGAGGGTTGATGCCAAGCATTTAGTAACTATTGAAAGCCTACCAAAAGTCCCGTGTTTTTTGTTTATTGCAGCCTGTCTTATACAGTCATAATATGTGAGCCTGGGCTGTTGAACTACCTACTTCTTGGCTTTCAATAATATACCTTCGTAGGTAGGACAGACAACTTATGAGTCTTATCTCCACGTGATTTATCGCTTAGCGCCCACACATAGAGAAAACCTATCTGGCGGGGTGCAAGGCCCCACTAGAGAGGGCTATTCGCCTGGGACGAGAAACTTCACATTATTCCGCTCGTCGACCTTACAAACGAACGCTTCGAGATCGTCCCTTCCGCCCCGGTCTTCGCTAATTTCACTACTTCTCGTCCGCATCTCCGAGGCCGGAACGAGAATCTCGACGACTACCACGACCGATACTCTTTAGATCGAAAAATCCCCCCGCGTGGGAGTCTTAGGCAAACATGGCCGATACCAAGAATGCCGGCCAGCCCACTCTGGTCTTTGTTGATGGATCTTTCGAGGATCTCGCTGCCGAGATGGCCGAGTACCTCAAGGCTGAGGATGCCAAGCAGCTTCTGAGCCAGGAGAAGCAGCCTTCCAACGAGGAGGTTCTG is part of the Fusarium poae strain DAOMC 252244 chromosome 4, whole genome shotgun sequence genome and encodes:
- a CDS encoding hypothetical protein (BUSCO:8456at5125) — translated: MAPQPEKSQLKRQRGSLPDDETETKKPRRTERLEGDADKTPVVNKQHLPSPLTHHTDDYSEVNKDSAVTSPEKKENESTPKKSEDNSQSQALSSPPQDTQPLSQFADRHPAISDDIEDEIREGVWGYLVPLDPKYGDKPIVLKKRSACPLPHTVSDVAKKENENNTNDKNGKSAAMKDEETFEKKKEKGAPSGGYLIGRHPECDIVVNDGIVSNRHCLIFTENKGNDTVAIVEDLSSNGTYVNEAIVGRNQRRELEEQDEIAVHGKARFVFRYPQTRQTSAFLQQYTLLEKLGKGHFAEVYLCVEKTTGQRFAVKIFTKHPGVEDRSKTEGLQQEIGVLMGVSHPNVLCLKDTFNERDRVYLVLELAPEGELFNFIVMKQKLSEDESRKLFVQLFQGIKYLHERNIVHRDIKPENILLVDKNLHVKLADFGLAKIIGEESFTTTLCGTPSYVAPEILADSKQRKYTKAVDVWSLGVVLYICLCGFPPFSDELYSRDFPFTLSQQIKSGRFDYPSPYWDSVGDPALDLIDSMLIVDPEKRYTIDQCLQHPWLIQSSPSVNDSTGGLVGGIAGLVVNRRGPARERTLLSSLNTVEITAQIDAGKDKRPVKVFAKNKGRVTNVLKESDPASRRAPDEFIEMGGKGDQELFPDDDSSIYPTGDNGEKIKASKAKR